In Marivirga salinae, a single window of DNA contains:
- a CDS encoding SusD/RagB family nutrient-binding outer membrane lipoprotein, protein MKSIINKISIMVLGVAILASCTDNFEEINENPNAALSVPSSLYIPTLAENTGDRLYSMFWGGDMGGNWAQHWSKVQYNDEEMYQPRNTVIETTIWEGLYAGTLQDAKNMYETAVTEENDKTKGVALIWHAYGFSILTDMFGDIPYTEALSAKEGINAPAYDLQSEIYPALVDSLSAAVTYLNGGGTIDATADIIYGGDAMGWIKFANSLKFRLLMRMSGQVDVSSQLTALMSQPMFTSNADHAAIPYLETNPNTNPLWNTVVFGVREEHRMSATLIDELVNLSDPRLSVYAEVNADGEYRGKPNGINSVPNDDYNYTNVSGIGEYYLQPDLPGLFMSYDELQFFKAEAAAKGFIGGSPADFYNSAITANFEWNGIGTSAPAYLALHPYSDVEGIHLQKWIALYGQGVEAWTEWRRTQVPTLTPAIDGVVNEVPSRLNYPAAEQSLNSGNYSSAVSRQGADVLTTPIWWMN, encoded by the coding sequence ATGAAATCAATAATAAATAAAATAAGTATCATGGTACTTGGGGTAGCTATTTTAGCTTCTTGTACCGATAACTTCGAGGAAATAAATGAGAATCCGAACGCTGCATTAAGCGTTCCATCATCTCTGTATATTCCTACCCTAGCAGAAAATACTGGAGATCGTTTATATAGTATGTTCTGGGGTGGAGATATGGGCGGAAATTGGGCCCAACATTGGTCTAAAGTTCAGTACAATGACGAAGAAATGTACCAGCCACGTAATACTGTAATCGAAACCACTATTTGGGAAGGATTGTATGCAGGTACTTTACAGGATGCAAAAAACATGTACGAAACTGCAGTGACGGAAGAAAATGATAAAACAAAAGGCGTTGCCTTAATTTGGCATGCATATGGTTTTTCTATCTTGACTGATATGTTTGGTGATATTCCTTATACGGAAGCACTTTCAGCTAAAGAAGGAATTAACGCTCCTGCATATGATCTTCAATCTGAAATCTATCCTGCGTTGGTAGATAGCTTAAGTGCTGCAGTTACTTACCTAAATGGTGGAGGAACGATTGATGCAACTGCTGATATCATATACGGTGGTGATGCGATGGGATGGATTAAATTTGCTAATTCTTTAAAGTTCAGATTATTAATGAGAATGTCAGGTCAGGTTGATGTGTCTTCTCAATTAACAGCTTTAATGTCTCAGCCAATGTTTACTTCAAATGCGGATCACGCTGCTATTCCTTATTTGGAGACTAATCCAAATACTAATCCATTATGGAATACAGTTGTATTTGGTGTGAGAGAAGAGCATAGAATGAGTGCTACTTTAATTGATGAATTAGTTAATTTGAGCGATCCAAGACTATCTGTTTATGCAGAAGTGAATGCTGATGGTGAATACAGAGGAAAACCAAACGGTATTAACTCTGTACCTAACGATGATTATAACTATACTAACGTATCAGGTATTGGTGAATATTATTTACAACCAGATTTACCAGGTTTGTTCATGTCTTATGATGAATTACAGTTCTTCAAGGCAGAAGCAGCTGCAAAAGGATTCATTGGCGGAAGTCCAGCAGATTTCTATAATAGTGCAATTACTGCAAACTTTGAATGGAATGGGATTGGTACATCTGCTCCGGCTTATTTAGCCCTTCATCCTTATAGTGATGTGGAAGGTATTCACCTTCAAAAGTGGATTGCTTTGTATGGTCAGGGTGTTGAAGCTTGGACAGAGTGGAGAAGAACTCAAGTTCCTACATTAACTCCGGCAATTGATGGTGTTGTGAACGAGGTTCCATCACGATTAAATTACCCAGCTGCAGAGCAGTCATTAAATAGTGGTAATTACAGCTCGGCTGTTTCAAGACAAGGCGCAGACGTTTTGACAACACCAATATGGTGGATGAATTAA
- a CDS encoding SusC/RagA family TonB-linked outer membrane protein: MKKILLTCFMLVFVLHAWAQDRTVSGTVTDAESGEGLPGVNVLLKGTSQGVNTDLDGNYKISVPSDGGTLVFTFIGMAKQQVAIGSRSVIDVQMEADVQQLSEVVVTAFGVEREEKAIGYATQTVSGDEITKTRETNVVNSLSGRISGVNVTSASGQPGSSSRIVLRGANSLTGNNQPLFVIDGIPIDNSTSGSANNTNNGPFGGVDHGNGAMDINPNDIASINVLKGANAAALYGSRASNGVILITTKTGKGTKGIGVSVSSNTTFSTPLRLPDFQNSYGQGASLYNFEYVDGSNGDGGIDESWGPALDQGYEFTQWNSYENGGAPLPWVSQPNNVRDMYDTGVDLQNSISVAGSNEGGSFRLSYTNLDSKGMIPNTDYSRNNIGLKAAQVLSDNLKADFGVNYVKAHSDNKSAGGYSAANPVQQTIWSGRNVDLQALRDYKNLPRASAGTGAGIVPINWNTRYQNNPFWALDNNLNGFDKDRVYGYARLTYDFTENLSLFVRSGIDSYNQQQSTQRAVGTNENPNGFFSTFGQVFSESNSDFLLNYNNDIATDFSVNASFGGNVRINNYSSLYGEATELQIPGVYNLSNVRSGITPVYQNYSEQKNVQSLYGSAQFGYLNAIFLDVTARNDWSSTLPLDNNSFFYPSASLSVVVSDLVDFGTDALSFLKVRGSWAQVGNDTDPYELQQTISFARDPFGTILEPTEGNRLLNPELKPEITTSTEFGLDARFFSGRANLQATYYNAVSTDQIVPVQITGSTGYTSRVANVGRVRNSGVELQLTADIIRNDDFQWSVFGNWSWIDNEVESLGGDLEALTLGGQWNVDVQARVGEPYGVLYGPAYLKDPEGNIVHDANGLPRIDETFQVLGNVTPDWTGGIGTSLTYKGITLSTLVDAKWGNDIYSMTTTWGRYAGVLEETLLGRETGLVGEGVIQVGEDSYIPNNIVATARNYNKRAYSNSVAEGSVFDGSFVKWRELSIGYTLPNSLLGDFPMRDISVNLIGRNLAILYTTIPHIDPETSFGTANGNQGLEFGQLPSARSMGFNVNFKF; the protein is encoded by the coding sequence ATGAAGAAGATTCTACTAACATGTTTCATGTTGGTGTTCGTGCTACACGCATGGGCACAGGATCGCACCGTAAGTGGTACAGTAACTGACGCAGAGTCAGGAGAAGGCTTACCAGGTGTGAACGTTTTATTAAAAGGCACCTCTCAGGGTGTGAATACTGATTTAGACGGAAACTATAAGATTTCTGTTCCTTCAGATGGTGGTACTTTAGTTTTCACTTTTATTGGTATGGCTAAGCAGCAAGTTGCTATTGGTTCAAGATCAGTAATTGATGTACAAATGGAAGCTGATGTACAACAGTTAAGCGAAGTTGTAGTTACAGCTTTTGGTGTTGAGAGAGAAGAAAAAGCAATTGGTTATGCAACGCAAACAGTTTCTGGTGATGAAATCACTAAAACTAGAGAAACTAACGTTGTTAATTCTCTTTCAGGAAGAATATCTGGTGTTAATGTTACATCAGCATCTGGTCAGCCAGGTTCTTCATCAAGAATTGTACTAAGGGGTGCAAATTCTTTGACAGGTAACAACCAGCCTTTATTTGTTATTGATGGAATTCCTATTGATAATTCTACGAGTGGTTCTGCTAACAATACTAATAATGGTCCTTTTGGTGGAGTTGATCATGGTAATGGTGCAATGGATATTAATCCTAACGACATTGCTTCAATCAACGTATTAAAAGGTGCTAATGCTGCAGCCCTTTATGGATCTAGAGCTTCTAATGGTGTTATTTTGATTACCACTAAAACTGGAAAAGGAACTAAAGGTATTGGCGTATCGGTAAGTTCTAATACTACTTTTAGTACTCCATTGAGATTGCCTGACTTCCAAAATTCTTATGGGCAAGGTGCAAGCCTTTACAATTTTGAATATGTAGATGGATCTAATGGTGACGGTGGTATTGATGAATCATGGGGTCCTGCTTTGGATCAAGGATATGAGTTCACTCAATGGAATTCTTATGAAAATGGTGGAGCTCCATTGCCATGGGTATCTCAACCGAATAATGTAAGAGATATGTATGACACTGGTGTTGATTTACAAAACAGTATATCAGTAGCTGGAAGTAATGAGGGAGGTTCATTCAGATTGTCTTACACTAATTTAGATTCTAAAGGTATGATCCCTAATACGGATTATTCTAGAAATAACATTGGTTTAAAAGCCGCTCAAGTGCTTTCTGATAATTTGAAAGCTGATTTTGGTGTTAACTATGTAAAAGCACATTCAGATAACAAATCTGCAGGTGGTTATAGTGCTGCCAATCCAGTGCAGCAAACAATTTGGTCAGGTAGAAATGTTGATTTACAGGCCTTAAGAGACTATAAAAACTTACCAAGAGCTTCAGCAGGTACTGGTGCTGGTATTGTGCCGATCAATTGGAACACGAGATACCAAAATAATCCTTTCTGGGCTTTGGACAATAATTTAAATGGTTTTGATAAGGACAGAGTATATGGTTACGCAAGATTAACTTACGATTTCACAGAGAATTTATCATTATTTGTAAGATCAGGTATTGATAGCTATAATCAGCAACAATCTACTCAAAGAGCGGTAGGTACTAATGAAAATCCAAATGGATTTTTCAGTACTTTTGGCCAGGTTTTTAGCGAAAGCAATAGTGATTTCTTGTTAAACTATAACAATGATATTGCAACTGATTTCTCAGTTAATGCTTCATTTGGTGGTAACGTGAGAATCAATAATTATTCTTCGCTTTACGGAGAGGCTACTGAGTTACAGATTCCAGGCGTTTATAACTTAAGTAATGTTAGATCTGGAATTACACCAGTTTATCAAAATTACTCAGAGCAGAAAAATGTGCAAAGTTTGTATGGGTCAGCTCAATTTGGTTACTTGAATGCTATTTTCTTAGATGTAACTGCTAGAAATGACTGGTCTTCTACTTTACCATTGGATAATAATTCATTCTTTTACCCATCAGCATCACTAAGTGTTGTGGTATCTGATTTAGTTGATTTTGGTACTGATGCACTGTCTTTCTTAAAAGTAAGAGGTTCATGGGCGCAAGTAGGTAACGATACTGATCCTTATGAATTACAGCAAACTATTTCATTTGCTAGAGATCCATTTGGAACAATTTTGGAGCCAACAGAAGGAAATAGATTGTTAAATCCTGAATTGAAGCCAGAAATTACTACTTCAACTGAATTTGGTTTAGATGCAAGATTTTTCTCAGGAAGAGCAAACTTACAAGCTACTTATTACAATGCAGTATCAACTGATCAAATTGTCCCGGTACAAATTACAGGTTCAACAGGTTATACATCTAGAGTGGCTAACGTAGGTAGAGTAAGAAATTCAGGTGTTGAATTACAATTAACTGCTGATATCATTAGAAATGATGACTTCCAGTGGTCTGTATTCGGTAACTGGTCTTGGATCGACAATGAAGTGGAATCCTTAGGCGGAGACTTAGAAGCCTTAACTTTAGGTGGTCAATGGAATGTTGATGTTCAAGCAAGAGTAGGAGAACCTTATGGTGTTTTATATGGTCCAGCTTACTTGAAAGATCCAGAAGGAAATATTGTACATGACGCAAACGGACTACCAAGAATTGATGAAACTTTCCAAGTATTGGGTAATGTAACCCCTGACTGGACAGGTGGTATAGGAACTTCATTAACTTATAAAGGTATTACATTAAGCACATTAGTGGATGCTAAATGGGGTAATGATATCTACAGTATGACCACCACTTGGGGTCGTTACGCTGGTGTATTGGAAGAAACTCTCTTAGGTAGAGAAACTGGTCTTGTAGGTGAAGGTGTGATTCAGGTAGGAGAGGATTCTTATATCCCAAATAATATTGTTGCTACTGCAAGAAACTATAACAAAAGAGCCTATTCAAATAGTGTTGCTGAAGGTTCTGTATTTGACGGTAGCTTCGTAAAATGGAGAGAATTAAGCATTGGGTATACTTTACCTAATTCACTATTGGGTGATTTCCCAATGAGAGATATCAGTGTAAATTTAATAGGAAGAAACCTTGCTATTTTGTATACAACAATTCCACATATTGATCCTGAAACATCTTTCGGTACGGCTAATGGCAACCAAGGTCTAGAGTTTGGTCAATTACCATCTGCAAGAAGCATGGGATTCAATGTAAATTTCAAATTCTAA
- a CDS encoding HesB/IscA family protein, translating into MIPVKISEEAIKEVKNIMDNKNIPEGYGLRIGVRGGGGCSAAGMNYMLGFDKPKDSDKTYEIEGIPVYINKSHVMYIIGMEVKFYEGNDAKGFIFVNPETEKRID; encoded by the coding sequence ATGATTCCAGTAAAGATTTCAGAAGAAGCAATAAAGGAAGTTAAAAATATAATGGATAATAAAAACATCCCTGAAGGCTATGGTTTACGCATTGGTGTTCGAGGTGGGGGAGGCTGTAGTGCAGCTGGAATGAATTATATGCTAGGATTTGATAAGCCTAAAGATTCGGATAAAACTTACGAGATTGAAGGTATTCCAGTTTATATTAACAAAAGCCATGTGATGTACATTATTGGAATGGAAGTAAAATTTTATGAAGGTAATGATGCTAAAGGCTTTATTTTTGTGAACCCTGAAACTGAAAAACGTATAGATTAA
- a CDS encoding DUF7935 family protein: MEPIWDLMKIIIPAGIVLYAMFLTVKTMLQKQNEAKIIEIKAKNKEIVLPIRLQAYERMSLFLERISPDQIIKRVQKSDMNVAELQYLLLNEIREEFNHNLSQQVYMSDEAWKIIKNAKEELIMVVNQSAKDIDAEAKSIELVKRIYEETLEKKIDSIEYGLSFLKNEIQQEF; this comes from the coding sequence ATGGAGCCAATTTGGGACTTAATGAAAATCATCATTCCTGCTGGAATTGTTTTATATGCCATGTTTTTGACTGTAAAAACTATGTTGCAAAAACAAAATGAAGCAAAGATCATTGAAATAAAAGCCAAGAATAAAGAAATTGTTTTGCCCATTAGGCTTCAAGCTTATGAAAGAATGAGCCTATTCTTGGAAAGAATTTCACCTGATCAAATCATAAAGCGCGTACAGAAAAGTGACATGAATGTGGCAGAACTTCAATATTTATTGCTAAATGAGATTAGAGAAGAGTTTAATCACAATCTTTCTCAACAAGTTTACATGAGCGATGAAGCATGGAAAATCATTAAAAACGCCAAGGAAGAGCTTATTATGGTGGTCAATCAATCTGCCAAGGATATAGATGCCGAAGCTAAAAGTATTGAGTTGGTTAAAAGGATTTACGAAGAAACTTTAGAGAAAAAAATAGATAGCATTGAATATGGTCTGAGTTTTCTTAAAAATGAAATCCAACAAGAGTTTTGA
- a CDS encoding nuclear transport factor 2 family protein — MRISLSIFFLLMPMFLCAQTPTENINQFMDNWHKAAATADEELFFGSMTEEGIYLGTDKTEKWTRDEMEEWANEYFQKESAWSFIATERDVYFSEDGNTAWLNEKLDTWMGVCKGTAVLVLKENGWEIALYDLSVTIDNEKIDQFLELIKEK, encoded by the coding sequence ATGAGAATTTCCTTATCTATATTTTTTTTGCTTATGCCGATGTTTTTGTGTGCTCAAACTCCTACAGAAAACATCAATCAATTTATGGATAATTGGCATAAAGCAGCGGCTACTGCTGATGAAGAACTGTTTTTTGGAAGCATGACCGAAGAAGGAATTTATTTAGGGACAGATAAAACTGAAAAGTGGACTAGAGATGAAATGGAAGAATGGGCGAATGAATATTTTCAGAAAGAATCAGCATGGTCATTTATCGCAACCGAGAGAGATGTGTATTTTTCTGAAGATGGAAATACCGCCTGGCTTAATGAAAAACTGGATACATGGATGGGAGTATGCAAGGGTACCGCAGTTCTAGTACTTAAAGAAAATGGTTGGGAAATAGCTCTCTATGATTTATCCGTTACCATTGATAATGAAAAAATCGACCAATTTTTAGAGCTAATCAAGGAGAAATGA
- a CDS encoding YkvA family protein, translating into MGKRLNYKNAFKRASKVLSDKRLSNKLVAEAKETLTSRAKASEKISQLKNKIFTLIRLVKAYTKGKYREISVKSMLYTVGVLIYFITPMDIIPDFIPVSGFLDDASLILWLYSHLGQELQQFMAWESKQEEK; encoded by the coding sequence ATGGGTAAGAGACTAAATTATAAAAACGCATTTAAAAGAGCTTCTAAAGTTCTATCTGACAAGAGATTGAGTAATAAACTAGTTGCAGAAGCAAAAGAAACTCTAACTAGCCGTGCTAAAGCTTCTGAGAAAATCTCGCAGTTAAAGAATAAAATCTTTACACTCATCAGATTAGTTAAAGCCTATACAAAAGGGAAATACCGAGAGATCTCCGTTAAAAGCATGCTTTATACTGTCGGAGTTTTAATTTATTTCATTACTCCGATGGATATAATTCCTGATTTTATTCCTGTTTCAGGCTTTTTAGATGACGCTTCACTTATTCTTTGGCTTTACAGTCATTTAGGACAAGAATTGCAACAATTCATGGCTTGGGAGAGTAAGCAAGAAGAAAAGTAA
- a CDS encoding thioredoxin family protein, with product MSENKIISIKTDAFTKGIDYPSYRNMIKSLLSENMTTGSNHSEAMIAYTKMNDQRMSRWDKKINLADEIVNSVVSLPKMNWLVITEAWCGDAAQNIPFIAKLANENPNIDLRFIMRDEHPELMDQYLTNGARSIPILVIMDENFNDLATWGPRPDEVQNMVMEAKEKPDLDQSKFIESIHKWYSVDKNQTISQEFKQLIKNIK from the coding sequence ATGTCTGAAAATAAAATTATTTCAATTAAAACGGATGCCTTCACAAAAGGTATTGACTATCCATCTTATCGAAATATGATAAAATCCCTGTTGTCAGAAAATATGACGACTGGTTCTAATCATTCAGAAGCTATGATCGCTTACACTAAAATGAATGATCAGCGCATGAGTAGATGGGATAAGAAAATCAACTTAGCGGATGAAATTGTTAATAGTGTTGTCTCATTGCCTAAGATGAATTGGTTGGTGATAACGGAAGCTTGGTGTGGAGATGCTGCTCAAAACATTCCGTTTATAGCAAAATTGGCAAACGAAAATCCTAATATAGATTTGAGATTTATAATGAGAGATGAGCATCCTGAACTTATGGATCAATATCTTACTAATGGTGCTCGTTCAATTCCAATTCTCGTGATAATGGATGAGAATTTTAATGATTTAGCTACCTGGGGACCAAGACCAGATGAAGTTCAAAATATGGTAATGGAAGCAAAAGAAAAGCCCGATTTGGACCAGTCTAAGTTTATTGAAAGCATCCATAAATGGTATTCAGTAGACAAGAACCAAACGATTTCTCAAGAATTCAAGCAACTGATAAAAAATATAAAATAA
- a CDS encoding NAD-dependent epimerase/dehydratase family protein: MGKTALIAGATGLVGGHLLDLLLEDKSYSTIKVLSRRTLGGDDGKLKEIIIEDFDEMESYASELKADDYFCCLGTTMKKAGSKEAFKKVDFQYPATLAAIARENNANSFHLISAMGADSSSMIFYNKVKGEAEKAIQSMKLEKAYIYRPSFIAGERAEKRTAEKAALWVADKFDFIFSGPLKKYAAVHAKTIANAMLETAKKSEEKFKIIPSDELEKIGK; the protein is encoded by the coding sequence ATGGGAAAAACAGCACTTATTGCAGGCGCAACAGGCTTGGTAGGCGGACATCTCTTAGATTTACTTTTGGAGGATAAGAGTTATTCTACTATAAAAGTTTTAAGCCGCAGAACATTAGGCGGGGATGATGGAAAGTTAAAGGAAATCATAATAGAAGATTTTGATGAGATGGAGAGTTATGCTTCGGAATTAAAAGCTGATGATTATTTCTGTTGTTTAGGCACTACCATGAAGAAAGCTGGCAGTAAAGAAGCTTTCAAAAAGGTAGATTTTCAGTATCCTGCTACTTTAGCAGCTATTGCAAGAGAAAATAATGCAAATTCATTCCATTTAATCTCTGCAATGGGAGCAGATTCAAGCTCTATGATTTTTTATAATAAAGTAAAAGGTGAAGCAGAAAAAGCTATTCAATCAATGAAATTAGAGAAAGCCTATATTTACAGACCTTCATTTATAGCTGGTGAAAGAGCTGAAAAACGTACTGCCGAAAAAGCAGCTTTATGGGTTGCTGATAAATTTGATTTCATCTTTTCTGGTCCGTTAAAAAAATATGCAGCCGTACATGCTAAAACGATTGCAAATGCCATGCTTGAAACAGCAAAAAAAAGTGAAGAGAAATTCAAAATCATTCCTTCAGATGAATTAGAAAAGATAGGGAAATGA
- the dtd gene encoding D-aminoacyl-tRNA deacylase, translated as MIAVIQRVTEAAVTIENKIKGQIQNGLMILLGIEEADNEEDIEWLNRKIINMRIFNDEDGVMNKSLLDIEGEILLISQFTLHASTKKGNRPSYIKAAKPDIAIPLYEKMLRSIDMAIPTKIQSGEFGGDMKVSLVNDGPVTIILDSKDKK; from the coding sequence ATGATAGCAGTAATTCAGAGAGTAACAGAAGCTGCAGTAACTATTGAAAATAAAATTAAAGGACAAATCCAGAATGGTCTTATGATTTTATTAGGAATAGAAGAAGCCGACAATGAGGAAGATATAGAATGGCTAAATCGGAAAATTATCAACATGCGCATTTTCAATGATGAAGATGGTGTGATGAACAAAAGCCTTTTAGATATTGAGGGGGAGATTTTGTTAATAAGTCAATTTACATTGCACGCTAGCACCAAAAAAGGAAACAGACCTTCTTACATTAAAGCTGCAAAGCCAGATATTGCCATTCCACTTTATGAAAAAATGCTGCGGTCAATAGATATGGCAATTCCTACGAAAATTCAGAGTGGTGAATTTGGTGGTGATATGAAAGTTAGTTTGGTAAATGATGGCCCTGTAACGATTATTTTGGATAGTAAGGATAAGAAATAA